A window of the Amycolatopsis solani genome harbors these coding sequences:
- a CDS encoding GtrA family protein, with protein sequence MRELLKKHRELLRFAVVGGISFVITMSVNYGLKFTVLRTHPVTALILGVLVATIFSYVANREWSFRTRGGRERAHEAALFFLFSGIALGLNALPQWFSRYVLDLQAPRLSPFGVEVADFVSGIVIGTLLGTVFRWWAFKKWVFPAEDARFAEVTEDPDIQDRKAA encoded by the coding sequence GTGCGCGAGCTGCTGAAGAAGCATCGCGAGCTCCTCCGCTTCGCCGTCGTCGGCGGGATCAGCTTCGTGATCACGATGTCCGTCAACTACGGCTTGAAGTTCACCGTGCTGCGGACCCACCCGGTGACGGCGCTGATCCTCGGCGTCCTGGTCGCGACGATCTTTTCCTACGTCGCCAACCGCGAGTGGTCCTTCCGCACCCGCGGCGGCCGCGAGCGGGCGCACGAAGCGGCGTTGTTCTTCCTGTTCAGCGGCATCGCGCTGGGCCTGAACGCGCTGCCGCAGTGGTTCTCGCGGTACGTACTGGACCTGCAGGCGCCGCGGCTGTCTCCGTTCGGCGTAGAGGTGGCCGACTTCGTCAGCGGAATCGTCATCGGGACGCTCCTGGGGACGGTGTTCCGCTGGTGGGCGTTCAAGAAGTGGGTGTTCCCGGCCGAGGACGCGCGGTTCGCCGAGGTCACGGAGGATCCGGACATTCAGGACCGGAAAGCCGCCTGA
- a CDS encoding GtrA family protein codes for MTVVETVLKRTPEPLRSVLIKHRELLKFAIVGGTTFLVDNGVWYLLKLTVLEPKPTTAKAIAIIVATIVSYILNREWSFRTRGGRERHHEAALFFVISGIAVVVNLIPLYVSRYVLHLEMPHVTRLVQEVADFASGSIIGMLLAMFFRFWGFKKWVFPDELGERRRDSDVTRIR; via the coding sequence GTGACCGTTGTGGAAACCGTGCTCAAGCGCACGCCGGAACCACTGCGTTCGGTGCTGATCAAGCACCGGGAGCTGCTGAAGTTCGCGATCGTGGGCGGCACGACGTTCCTGGTCGACAACGGGGTCTGGTACCTGCTCAAGCTGACGGTGCTGGAGCCGAAACCGACCACCGCGAAGGCGATCGCGATCATCGTCGCGACGATCGTGTCGTACATCCTCAACCGCGAGTGGTCCTTCCGCACCCGCGGCGGCCGCGAACGCCACCACGAAGCGGCGCTGTTCTTCGTGATCAGCGGGATCGCGGTCGTGGTGAACCTGATCCCGCTGTACGTGTCGAGGTACGTGCTCCACCTGGAGATGCCCCACGTGACGCGGCTGGTGCAGGAGGTCGCGGACTTCGCGAGCGGCTCGATCATCGGCATGCTGCTCGCGATGTTCTTCCGGTTCTGGGGCTTCAAGAAGTGGGTGTTCCCGGACGAGCTCGGCGAGCGGCGGCGGGACAGCGACGTCACGCGGATCCGCTAG
- a CDS encoding GNAT family N-acetyltransferase, whose protein sequence is MLGGIALRHGFDDFIRRYGHIGYGIRPSARGGGVASWALGRILDEARALGMSRVLLVCAADNVARSAGTGSKTPCLLTCSCLQSSSSVFLREDAVRVRPGERDDSRWFPSAKRSHPPSG, encoded by the coding sequence GTGCTCGGCGGGATCGCGCTGCGGCACGGCTTCGACGACTTCATCCGGCGGTACGGCCACATCGGCTACGGCATCCGGCCGTCCGCGCGCGGAGGCGGGGTGGCGAGCTGGGCGCTGGGCCGGATCCTGGACGAAGCGCGCGCCCTGGGCATGTCCCGCGTCCTGCTGGTCTGCGCGGCGGACAACGTCGCCAGGTCCGCCGGTACTGGATCGAAAACTCCTTGTCTTCTGACATGTAGTTGTCTACAGTCATCTTCATCAGTGTTCCTTCGTGAGGACGCCGTCCGGGTTCGGCCGGGCGAGCGGGACGATTCGAGGTGGTTTCCGAGCGCGAAGAGGTCGCACCCGCCCAGCGGGTGA
- a CDS encoding MFS transporter → MHTIAPQRVRKTALAGLFLPVFLAMLDAQAVATALPRISAEFGGTGAYAWVTTAYLLAGSVTAPLYGKLGDVHGRKRVLLGALALFLLGSLACALAPSAAVLVAGRVVQGAGSGGLFVSVGAALGELFTPREGAKYFGWFSICFAVASLAGPVAGGFLTGLAGWRWIFLVNLPLGLAAAACLNALELPRRRRDAPFDFAGVVLLGVAITGFTLLTPWSVAAGAAAAVAFVLVERRAEAPVLPLRLFTDRTFTVSVLLSVLAGFSFLGSVNYIAGYLQADAGPAEGGLLLVPMTLAVALSSVVASKIIARTGAYRWAPRLSMALGLLAVLGLTTLRGLPEVLACLVVFGLAAGLNLQVLALATQNTAPPGDRGAVAAAINLARALGSALGPVALGFAYHAGAHGVFLALLPVLALALVTAFALPHVPLHR, encoded by the coding sequence TTGCACACCATCGCGCCTCAGCGCGTCCGAAAAACGGCTCTCGCCGGTCTGTTCCTGCCCGTTTTCCTCGCGATGCTCGACGCACAGGCCGTCGCCACCGCGCTGCCCCGGATTTCCGCCGAATTCGGCGGAACCGGCGCCTACGCCTGGGTCACCACCGCCTACCTGCTCGCCGGCAGCGTCACCGCTCCCCTCTACGGGAAGCTCGGTGACGTCCACGGGCGCAAACGTGTGCTCCTGGGCGCGCTCGCCCTCTTCCTGCTCGGTTCGCTCGCCTGCGCACTGGCGCCGTCGGCCGCGGTGCTCGTTGCCGGGCGGGTCGTGCAGGGGGCAGGCTCCGGGGGCCTGTTCGTGTCCGTCGGCGCCGCGCTCGGCGAACTGTTCACCCCGCGCGAAGGCGCGAAGTACTTCGGGTGGTTCTCGATCTGCTTCGCCGTCGCCTCCCTCGCCGGGCCGGTCGCCGGCGGCTTCCTGACCGGGCTCGCCGGGTGGCGGTGGATCTTCCTCGTCAACCTGCCGCTCGGGCTGGCCGCCGCGGCCTGCCTCAACGCCCTCGAACTGCCGCGACGGCGGAGAGACGCGCCGTTCGACTTCGCCGGCGTCGTCCTCCTCGGCGTCGCGATCACCGGATTCACCCTGCTGACGCCGTGGTCGGTCGCGGCGGGGGCAGCCGCGGCCGTCGCGTTCGTGCTGGTCGAACGCCGGGCCGAAGCGCCCGTGCTCCCGCTCCGGCTCTTCACCGACCGGACCTTCACCGTGTCCGTGCTGCTCAGCGTGCTCGCCGGGTTCTCGTTCCTCGGCTCGGTCAACTACATCGCCGGCTACCTGCAGGCCGACGCCGGTCCGGCGGAGGGCGGACTCTTGCTCGTCCCGATGACGCTCGCCGTCGCGCTTTCCTCCGTCGTCGCGAGCAAGATCATCGCCCGCACCGGAGCCTACCGGTGGGCACCTCGGCTCAGCATGGCGCTCGGCCTGCTCGCGGTGCTCGGCTTGACGACGCTGCGCGGGCTTCCGGAAGTCCTGGCCTGCCTGGTGGTCTTCGGCCTCGCCGCGGGCCTCAACCTCCAGGTGCTCGCCCTGGCCACGCAGAACACCGCGCCGCCCGGGGATCGCGGCGCGGTCGCCGCCGCGATCAACCTCGCCCGCGCGCTCGGCTCGGCCCTCGGGCCGGTCGCGCTCGGCTTCGCGTACCACGCGGGTGCCCACGGCGTTTTCCTCGCTCTGCTGCCCGTTCTCGCGCTCGCCCTCGTCACGGCGTTCGCACTCCCCCACGTCCCGCTCCACCGCTAG